TGAGCACCAGTTTGccatgtttgtttttaatgggaagatttgttttttaacagaGAGTCACATAAGTTGTGAGTTCTTTTCAGAGCCGTAGCTGTAGGGATAGGTGAGGGTTGGGGgtcagccccagctgcctgtTGTCAGCCACACTCCATCTGTTCTGAACTGACTGTGCCACTAGGCTTCTGCACAGCCCTCAGGTTGTTTTCTTGACTATTTAAGGTACTGCAGCACATGAAAGCAATCCAGTCTGAGCAAGATCGACAACGGCAGCGGAAACTCCAGGCAGAGAGAGGTAGGGACAAAGAGCCCCATGTGCTGTCTGCTGAGGACTGCTCTTGATCTGTCTACCATACCTAAACATTCTGATCACCATCTAATAAACTGCCATCTAACACATACTTGTGGCCACCCAAACCCAAAGTACTCAGGAAATAGTAGGGTAAAAGGGCTGGATGGAGAAATATAGCAGGGGGGTAGTGTATGTGATTTCTTGGCCTGAGGAATAGTTATATCTCTAGAAGGAATGTGCTATAGGTTACCTATAAAATGTGAAcgaaaagcacagcaaaatgcaAGGTATGTAAtactaaataaaattataaaaaagagGATAGTTGTTTAATTGATTTCTTCATTCCAGTTGGGATAATAAGGATATAAGGAAAATTACAGTGACAACCCTTTacataaaagggaaaaacttGCTGTTAATCCCCAGAAATGGAGAAGAAGCGTGAAGCAGAACAGCGAGCAAaggaggctctggagagagaaCTGCGGAAGCgagagaaggcagaggaaaaggagcGCAGAAGGCGGGAGTACGATGCTCAGAAAGCTGCAAAAcaggagatggaaaagaaaactaaaaaggAAACAGTGCACACCCGAAGTAAGTAGTGTCCATTTTGGGTGGGATTGTGTCAGGTTTCATTGTCATCAGATTGTGATGCTGCAGAATTGCTTTCATGCAGCCCAGGTACTGGGAGACTGGGAGACCGTGGGAGAGGGTAGGGTGGAACTTATAGGAGTTCTGAtaaactctgctgctgtgcccttttcccctttccttgtGTTCCCACGAACTGTGGAGCTACAAGTAATGAAGTTCTCCAGCTGTTCCTAATGAGAACTTCCCTCcactcatttttttcttaaatctaCTGAGCTACATTTGCATAATCAGATCTTGTGCAACACAGAGGTGCTTTACACCTCCTTCACTGCTGCCTGTGAAACTGGATCTGAAACTTTTCATCCTAAGCAGTTACATCCTGCACATCTACTTATTTATCAGAGCTAAGTGATGAAAATTCACACCAAAAGCCAACTGCAGCAGAGGATTAAGTATCTTACCTGAACAGTTTGTTTATGAGCATAGCCTATTATAGTTGATTAATTCCTCACATTCTGTCCTGTTCACGTTCCCATTGCAGAGCCGGCCTCCAGCTCCCGTCCCCCTCAGCTCCCCCGGCACAAGCCCTCGTGGTCACGGTCAGTGCTGAGAGTCCTGCTCTTTGTGCTGTTCTGCATCCTCTGTACTCTGGCTGCCTGCAagctgacagagctgcagcatcaaCCTCTGTGCGTCAGCGTGAACACCCTCTACGAGGACgtggtggctgctctgcagaaccACAAAACCCTGCAGAACATGCTACAGCACAACTCGCACCAGTGATTGTCCTGGATGGACACTTGCTTCATCAGCATCTCCTTCCACCATCTACGCAGCCAGAATTCCTATGGAATTGTGTTCTGATGAAACTGCTTTGAACCAGTCAGCGTTGGTTTGCTGGTCCACTCCACAGAGCAGAGCTATTGTTCAAACTGTCTTTGTTGTGCATGTCTCTCAGTCGGCCTGTAACTCCCATTATTTGTGCACATTAACCTAAACTTGTTACTTACTACTCCTTGCCTCCAAGTTGTGTCCCCCAGGATTGTGAGGTACAGAAAACTGACAGTCTGTAGGAATGGGAACAAGTAGCCCTCACATCATCTGGGTGagacagctgcagctctgagctagAGGTGAAAGGTTTTTAATACATATCCATTCCTTGCTCTCATTTCTGTTTGTGCTAAAAATGGTGGTATGGCTGTATGGGAATAATACACTAAGGCCCCACTCCAGGACCAATTACAGGCATGTAGGATGGCTGTGCGTCCCTGTGTTGGAGCAAAGAGGCTGATGTGCTATtgaaagaagctgaaaattttCAATACAACAGTTTTCACAGCAATTTGTCTGAACTGGATGTTTATGTTGTTAacatagatttctttttaattaggCCTTTTAGGAACAGCCACAAATGATTTCCAAGTACATGGGAATgattcctgcctgctgcagctgcagaagcagcactggGTGGCACTGTGGGAGTactgctggcaggaaaggggAAGCCTCGGGgctggggaaaggctgggaggTTTGGTGGTTTGCATCTCAAGAGGAAAACTCACCTCTGCAATGGTCTGTGAATTATTTAGaatttccttaaaattatttaaaataattcattttaaaatttccttaaCTCCCATCAAGCAGAAGTTTTTAATATCCTTAAGAGCTTTGTGAGTTCTTAAAATGAAGTGCAAGTTTCAGAGAATATCTGTGCTACAGCCACTGAGACATTCTACACTGGTCTTTAGAATCGTTCCCTCTTCTCATACCTGGGATTATTGCTGCCAGGAGCAGTGCTATGGGGAAACCATCACAGCAGCAAACCCTCATTTTTCTGTAACTTGATGATAAGATTGTGGTTCCCTAAATATCAcacaggagagagcagcagcacaaatgtCAGATTAAAGGAAGGAAGGGGTGCCTCTGCCTTAGGAGGGTGCATATTTTCAAAGCTTCCTTCAAACACCTTTAAGCTTTGGATTGGGTGTCTAACTCACCCCATTCTTTAAAATATCCTTACTCTCTATCCAGaaatattcaggaaaattaCAAACAGCATCTAAGCAATGTTTCCTCCATGCAGTCCTTCCTGCCAACATCCAGATGAGTGTTGCATAGGTTGGCGAGCATGGGCTTACACAATTTATAGATTCAGGTCAGCAGCACTTCTGGTCAGGCCAGGGCTCCAGCTGGATGCCTGGAATAAGCAGGGTAGGCAGGGGTTTTTgcactggaggcagcagggttCCAAAGAGTTAATTCTACACATGGGATGCAGTTTAATTCTCAGCAATGCTGTTACAAAAACCCTCAACTGTCCTTGTGTGCACACAAGTGCTGAAGGCTGCGCGGACAGGCCGTGGTCCCCAATCTAATTAAAAGGAAGCTTTTTCTGCCAACTGTTTAGACCTCATAATTCCAGCACATATAATCAGATTTCAAGACCTTCTCTAGATTAAGCCGTCTGGAGACTGAATCAGAGCACTCTAAACTTGTATCTGAAAATTAGTCTTATTCATTCCCATCTGCTACAGCGGAACAATGAGAGGCTGTTTTGTGAGGTAAAGTTCTTTCACCTCACAAGAGTAGGTGCTGGGGGGCAGCACCATGTTGCTCTAGCTTCAGGATTTGTCCCAAAGGAGGGAGAAGGTAAGTCCTTGCAGTTCAGGAGAGCAACAGGAAATATTCCTTTCAACAGAGGACATACCTGTCTATATTCAAGACACCATGTTAAGAAGCAAGGGTtattcttcaaaattatttattttatagaaagacaaataaaacaGTACTATAAGCTGTGTGCAACTCATGTGCTTAAGGAAGATGTTCACCATCTTTCTTGTGTAAACTCCTGCTATTCAGCAACTTTATCCAACTTTTTTCCTGCTACAATAAAGTCTAAATGTGTTTCAAGTTTTTAAACAAGGATCAATGAGTGTTATCTAAGCACTTcttcacagaagaaaactgaaaacttgACCAGACAAATGGTAAAAACCCTTATTCCCTGGAGCTACCCAGTGAAATCCAAAACTGAACATTTAACTGAACAAACAGTACAACCATTTTTCCCTGTGCTACCCAGTAAAATCCAAACAGAGGTCGGGATCGTGGGAAGTCATCTGCAGATAGATGCGTCGGGATAGTTCCGGCCCAATGCGCCGGGAGGTGGCCGTCACACCCTCCCCACGGTGCACAGGAATATTGGCCAGCATGTTCTCCCGCTCCTGGTCCGAGGAGCATTTCTCATAGGCCTAAAAGCAACACAAAGGCAACAATGGGATCACCCACTTGCATCCATTGctcaaaaaaccaacaaagctATGCACCTGTACCTGCTCTGCCCTTCCACAATGTCCACTCATTTTTCACTTGGTCTCTGCCCAAGCCCCATCTGTAAGCTTGGAGAGTGaagccagtgctgctccctcagTGGGAAGCCAGAACAAGGCATGCCAAGGAATCGGTTCCTTTGCTAACTTACTGAACTGCTCATGCAGAATCACTGTTTCTAATTTAATACTGATTAAATTACTTCTTCCACTCCCTGCATGAGCTAGCTGCCTGCACACAGTGCTGGGTATCCCTGAGGCATCCTCACCTGGATCAGAAGCTGAGGAGAAGGGTAGGCAGACACGATAGCCTCAGCCATCTCAGAGCTGACACGGTTAAACTGCTGTATCTGCCTCTTCCAAACTTTCAAGAGACCCTTTCCAGAAGGATCCACCTTTACCCCTCTGCAACAGTCCTTCTCCAAGTAGAAAGAGAGCCCTGTGTTCTCTCGCTCTCGCCTAGGGAGAACAAGGAATGAGGAAGCAAATGAGACAATGAGGCTGTGAAGAAAATCCTGTCCCTGCCATCTGTTGTCACAGAGCCAGAGCACCATCCCTCACTTGAGCTGTCAGAGACACAACTGGCATGAGGAAACATGAATACTTTGACCCTGTTTTCTTTACATGCACTACCAATTTTTTTAAGACCCAGATTGctccagaaaaagaaacaatccCTTACTCAACAGCAATCCTGACACAAGCCAACTTGCAGATAAAGTGGTAAACAAGAATTCACCTTCTGGCTGTCAACCATAACAAAACACTTTTAGATGTCATTTTTAATGACAGCTCATCTCTTGTCATGGCTgacatgaaaatccagcagctgctgtgataGGAATGCCAGGATTGCGTGAGACTGCGCAAGATGCTTTCTTAGCTATCACTGTGCAACAAGCTGCTGTCCTCCCTTATCAATGGAAAGAGTCAAGTGGTTCATTCTCAAGCATGTCTCTTCATTACCCattgaagaagaaaagctggCACTCTAAGAGCCAAGCCTACTCCCATTCCTTTCCCACTCCAAAAATCTGGCTCAGAACAAGAGCTCTACTTGATGTCAAGGCTCCAGTGTGAAACctgaaggtggtgaggcaccAGTACAAATTGCCCAAAGAAGTTGAAGATACTCAAAGAAGTTGTGGATACCCCATCCATGGAAGCGTTCAATGCCAGGTTAGATGGAGCACTAAGCAACCCagtgtagtggaaggtgtccctgcccatgggagggagctggattagatgatctttaaggtcccttccaacccaaaccagcctgtgaCTATGAAAACAGGGTCTGTCCTGACCCCTCAGTGAGCAGGACATCAATTTCAAGAACAAGTCCTGTGTTGAAGGAGCTGCAAGAGCAGATGCTCTGTCACCTGCACATTTAAGAACCATTATACCCTGTGTTATACCTGCTATTCCTTCCCAGTAGCTTTAAGTGCAGCCTCTCCAAAGGTAGGACCAAACCTCCTCTGCTTACTCACTTGTATGGTGCCTCAGCCACAGCTTTTGTGAACATAGTGGCATATTCCCCAAGCTCCTCATTGCTCTCAAAAATGCTGATTTGGACTTGTGTGCTCAGCTGCAGATCCACCAGGGCCTGTATCACCATTGGGAACAACAAATGGCACAATCAGTCTTGTTGCATCAAATTCCATATTTGTCTGAAGCAGAGAAGTGTCACAAACGTCCTGCTGTAAGACAAGAACCTTCACTCTCTCTCCATTTTGGGAACAGTTAACTTAAGACACTATTTAGGGGCAGTCTGTCTCCTGACAGTTAGTATCACCTTGGTATCCTCTGAGCTGCCTGAGCTCCTCTGTGGCTCTTGTTACGAACAGGCCACCACCAGTGGGCTTTGCCAATGGGCCATGAAGGGCAAGAGGTGCTACGACAGCCATCAGTATCAGGTGAATGAGACACATCAGTCTGTGTGGGAACAGGTACATGACTGAGCACTGGGGAGCTGAACCCAAAGAGCTCTGTCCATAGACTGATGAACAAAGGAATAATGAAAGCCACGTACTCCCATCCACCAAACTATGTGACTGGGTCATATGTTCAGATACTGGGAGACAACAGATGATGGTTcattgtgttttaaaagcacTCACTTCTTTCACATCCATTCTGGATAAGTCCAAGCTAGAATCCttaacttccttttttctcctttctccccgTTTCTCTTGATTCCCACTTGCTGCTGTCTGTCGCAGCCTTTGTTTTGGCTGAACTTGGAGAGACCTAAAAAGAGTAAAGTAAGACTGGGGTGACAGTCTGGATGGACCTTTGCTTCTGTTTCTGTATAAAAAGTGGTGGAGCAGTTCTGGGAATACCTCTTATACTCCAGTCTTTGCTAGAAGGAATTAACATAAACACCTATGGCATTTTTCAAGgccagagaaaacacagaaacatttggAGGGAAGAAGTCTgacctgaaataattttccactCCAACTACTGCCAGAGCCAGAATTCTCCCAGGCATTTTCTCCATCATATGAGCTACATAGCTCTGCAGGGTCTCCTTCTGCCTTTCTGCACAGCCATCAGCATTCTACAAAGATGAATGGGAAAAATAAGGAGTTAAACCATTTTGAGGTATATAGAGGAGCACAGCAAATTATTGCCCTGGTTGTAGGTCTGCAGATAAGTCCGTTCACCCTTGCTCTTCGGGGCAAGCAGGAAATAATTGATCCCATTTAAAGTTAgagcagaaagaaggaaaaacaaaataaacccacTTGATGTAACAATGTAACTCTTAAGAGGAATGTGTCAAAAATTTTAACTAGCGAAGAAAGCTTGTCAGAACTTTACATTATACAGCCCATTAATGGCTACTATACCCAGATTTCTGTTTCAGTGAAACCCCGCATTCCTCCCACACCAAAACCTTCCTGCCTCTAAGAGGGATGGCAAAACACTGGTTTTACATCAAGGCATGTTCAGGAGAACAAAAGTCATAAGCATTCTCACTTGCTTGTAGCTGTGAGCCATGGACAAAAACTCCTCCAAGCCAAGCAGAACCAGAACATTTGGTTCCTCTGTCCATTCATCTCCTCCTCCCATCTGTTCAGATATGAAAACAAACAGGCCACCGTCTGTTTAGAATTCACTCAGACTCCCACTCAGATCTCTGAGCAGGGAAATTAGAGGGTGTTCACTTGGGTTGCTAAATAATTACTAATGACTGCAAAAAAAACATGAGGAAAAGGACgagattataattttttttctcacatacCTGTGACGTCACTGTCTTTCTCCTCCAGGTGATGCTGCAGGGAACAGTGTGGTTCTCAAACACACAGGAATAATTGGCAGCCTGCAAAGCACTAAGGATCTGCTCGCCACCTTCTACCTGTAAGATGACTGAAATCGATGCACGGGTCAGGCCTCCAGACAGAGGAGACAACAGTCAGTAcaaggcagctgcaggctgtgagGACAACTACCTGGATCTAGCACCACTGTTATGTATTTCTGGCACTCTCCGGGCCGCTGAGCTTTCAGCATCTTGGCAACggctctcttcctctctttctcctcctcctgcttcctcctctttgcttcttgctccttccttctctgccaCGCATTCTGGCAGATTGCCTCCCGTTGCTTCTGACTGTATTGTCGCTTCTTGAGAGGGAGCGATGTTTCTGGCCTTTCTTTGCTTACCGGGGAACTACTAGGCCTGTCAGAGTCGACTGACAAGGAGCACAAGGAGGATCTCTCAACACTGCGCGTAGCATTCTCACTATCACAAGCTGCTTCTCCAGATGGCGTCAGGTCTTGCCGAAGCCCTTCGCTTCCAGAAGCCATCAGGTCACCACTAGCACAAAGCCCAGATGCCTCTCCTTTATCACGAGCGCCCAGGTTGAAAGGCTCAGGCTCCGCTCCCACCCTCATCTTGACCTTCTCGTGCAAAGGGACGACGTCCACCCCCTCTTCGCTCTCGCTGCTCACTATCTTAACAACCTCTGCCACTTCAGGCTCAGGAGATGGCGACCGCGGGCGGCTCGGCTCGCCGAGGCATGGGGCCGGCTGCAGCAGGTAGGCGAAAGAGGGCAGGCTCTCCTCCTCGCTGCTCTCAGACCCCGACTCGCTCTCCGCCATCTCCCCCCACTCCTCAGGGGCACCTCTTTCCCTGAGGGGAAAGCCCGCGCCGGGCGCTGGTTGGCCCGGAGGCGCGTGCAGTGGGCGGCGATTGGCCCGAACGCTAGCGAGGGCCCGCCCTCGGACCAATTGCCGCTCATCGCGCGCGCGTGCGCTTCGCCTTCCCAGCGGGCAGAGGCAGGCGAAGCAGCGCCATCAAGATGGCGGCGCTGGGACGGCTGTGTGAGTTAGGCCTGTGTCAGCTCATTACACTTTGAGGGGTCGGGAGCGGCGGTCTGGCCTTAGAGCGGGAGGGATGAGCTCGGGAGAAGGTGCCCCAGGGAGGTCACCCCGCGGACGTCGCGCCCCCGGTGGGACGTCACCACTGACAGCGCGAGGCCGAGGCTTCCGCCTTTGCCTGGAGCTGAGGCGGAGCTGTGGTGATAGCGATGGGCGGGTTTCTGTATGTGAAACTGTAActaatttttgtctttgtccAATTTCCTGTAAATCGTCAAGTCTCGGAGGCTTTAATTTACTTAATGGGTCATGTCCTGAAATTAATGGAGTTTTGTACTCTTTCCTCAACAGTATTTCTTAGAATTATGgacaggtttgggttggaaggaaccttaaaggtcatcttgttccaattccctgtcatgggcagagatgccttccattagaccaggttgtagtaagccccatccagcctgtgCTTGAACATTTCCAGTGGTGGGACATTTCCAGCACTGAGTATCTGTGATGATTTTATTGAGTTAAACTAGTGGTTTTGCTCAGGTTATGGAAAGAAGATAACCATTGTTCTGCACTAACCTGCTGCTTAACGGGCTAAATAGAGGGATTCAGAAAAATTAGGTTTCTCTCCTACCTGCATAAGGGGTGGTACTGAAGAGATTTTTAAGATAATGATGACTTGGGTTGGGAGGGAGtttaaagatcacccagttcctaccc
This window of the Motacilla alba alba isolate MOTALB_02 chromosome 18, Motacilla_alba_V1.0_pri, whole genome shotgun sequence genome carries:
- the LRRC59 gene encoding leucine-rich repeat-containing protein 59, coding for MSRGSGKGLSLKDKLDGNELDLSLCDLNEVPVRELAALPKATVLDLSCNNLISLPSDFCSLMHLVKLDLSKNRLQQLPLDFGRLVNLQHLDLLNNRLVTLPVSFAQLKNLKWLDLKDNPLDPVLAKVAGDCLDEKQCKQAAVKVLQHMKAIQSEQDRQRQRKLQAEREMEKKREAEQRAKEALERELRKREKAEEKERRRREYDAQKAAKQEMEKKTKKETVHTRKPASSSRPPQLPRHKPSWSRSVLRVLLFVLFCILCTLAACKLTELQHQPLCVSVNTLYEDVVAALQNHKTLQNMLQHNSHQ
- the EME1 gene encoding crossover junction endonuclease EME1 isoform X1 — translated: MAESESGSESSEEESLPSFAYLLQPAPCLGEPSRPRSPSPEPEVAEVVKIVSSESEEGVDVVPLHEKVKMRVGAEPEPFNLGARDKGEASGLCASGDLMASGSEGLRQDLTPSGEAACDSENATRSVERSSLCSLSVDSDRPSSSPVSKERPETSLPLKKRQYSQKQREAICQNAWQRRKEQEAKRRKQEEEKERKRAVAKMLKAQRPGECQKYITVVLDPVILQVEGGEQILSALQAANYSCVFENHTVPCSITWRRKTVTSQMGGGDEWTEEPNVLVLLGLEEFLSMAHSYKQNADGCAERQKETLQSYVAHMMEKMPGRILALAVVGVENYFRSLQVQPKQRLRQTAASGNQEKRGERRKKEVKDSSLDLSRMDVKEALVDLQLSTQVQISIFESNEELGEYATMFTKAVAEAPYKRERENTGLSFYLEKDCCRGVKVDPSGKGLLKVWKRQIQQFNRVSSEMAEAIVSAYPSPQLLIQAYEKCSSDQERENMLANIPVHRGEGVTATSRRIGPELSRRIYLQMTSHDPDLCLDFTG
- the EME1 gene encoding crossover junction endonuclease EME1 isoform X2; protein product: MAESESGSESSEEESLPSFAYLLQPAPCLGEPSRPRSPSPEPEVAEVVKIVSSESEEGVDVVPLHEKVKMRVGAEPEPFNLGARDKGEASGLCASGDLMASGSEGLRQDLTPSGEAACDSENATRSVERSSLCSLSVDSDRPSSSPVSKERPETSLPLKKRQYSQKQREAICQNAWQRRKEQEAKRRKQEEEKERKRAVAKMLKAQRPGECQKYITVVLDPVILQVEGGEQILSALQAANYSCVFENHTVPCSITWRRKTVTSQNADGCAERQKETLQSYVAHMMEKMPGRILALAVVGVENYFRSLQVQPKQRLRQTAASGNQEKRGERRKKEVKDSSLDLSRMDVKEALVDLQLSTQVQISIFESNEELGEYATMFTKAVAEAPYKRERENTGLSFYLEKDCCRGVKVDPSGKGLLKVWKRQIQQFNRVSSEMAEAIVSAYPSPQLLIQAYEKCSSDQERENMLANIPVHRGEGVTATSRRIGPELSRRIYLQMTSHDPDLCLDFTG